The genomic window taaccaaaaggtcagcagttcaaatctaccaggcactccttggaaaccctatgggagcagttctgctctgccctatagggtcactatgagtcggaatagactcgatggcagtgggttttggtttggtctgtcCCTGGGAACCACTGttaaactttggtctctctacatttgcctataagtgagatcatgcagtatttgtccttctgtgtctgatttctttcactcaggtgtccctgggtggtgcagttaatgcacttggttgccaactgaaaggctgaagtttcaagtccacccagagatgccttggatgaaaggcctggcaacctacttccaaaaaaccagccattgaaaaccctgtggagcacagttctactctgacacgtatggggttgccatgagtcggaatcgactcaacagcagctcgTGGTGGTATTTCATTCAGCGTCATGTTGTCAAGTTTCATctgtgtcatagcatgtatcagaggttcatttctctttacagctgagtaatattccgCTGTCTGTATATACGGTATCGGTGGGCGCTTAGGTTGTTACACCTATTGCGAATGGCGCTGCAGTAAACGGTGGTGTACGGGTATGTCTGCgtttctgctttcaagtcctttggttatatacctaggagtgggactgctgggtcatatggtaattcggTGTTGAACTTTCTGAAGAGCCTTCATGCATTTTTGAAACCATATTCTTCCTGCATAACACATCCATGTTAAAGGGAAAAAACATTTACCTCCTAAGTGAAGCCTAAGAAGTTATTCTTGCCTTGTGGTGCCTACTAACCTAGTACTTCTATCACTGATCTGTAGCACCTTCTTGCAGATATGTGTTAACATGTCTCTGAAACCATAGCTTCTGATGAGCATGGACAGTGTTCTGGCTCTCCAGTAAACTCAAACAGTTATTAGGCCCAAAGTGACCTTACAGTAAATACTTTTAGAATGAGTTACTAAATAAATGCAGTGGTAGGTATTTCTACCTTGATTTTTTATCTTTTCTCTACACTATAAACCACGAAACAATGAAATGAGAGCCTTCCTTTACATTTGCATATGGATGCTACAAAGGAACAGGGTCACCGTTCCAATCCATTACAGGGATCAGTGTCATTCAAAGACGTGACTGTAAACTTCACCCGGGAGGAGTGGCAACACCTGGATCCTGCTCAGAAGACTCTGTACATGGACGTGATGTTGGAAAACTATTGCCACCTTGTCTCTGTGGGTAAGGAACACTCTTGCTTGAAACTTTAAGTGACACGCATTTAATTTCAGAGTGTGTAACCCTGAATTCCAGGGCTAAAGGATGATGAactaactttcagttagcaaaaaaTCTGATGGTGGTATCACCTGGCTGGTGCAGAGTGCTAAGCTTGCTGATCCACAAATGAATACTGTAATTTTCTCAGCACTGAAACTGCGTCTTAGGCATCTTCACAGGTGTTGAAGCCCAACAActtgagcttagtcttatttttcCTTATCAGGGTGTCACATGACCAAGCCCGATGTGATCCTCAAGTTGGAGCGAGGAGAAGAGCCATGGACATCATTTGCGGGTCATACCTACTTAGGTGAGTTTCTGAGTCCCAGGCAGATGCAATCTAGTGGCAATTACATCGTACAAGTGGTCTGGTTGTGGGTGGCACCTTGAAAATGTTGTAGGAGTGTCCTCTTAAAGGCTCCTAATCTTCGAAGTGACCTCATGCCTCAAACACTGAACACCATACTTTGAGATATCACCGTCCTCAAATACATTCTTTCCTAGTCTTGTTGACGTTATCAGGGATACTCCACTcttgtttttgctgttgagtgccatcgaattgattctggttcatggtgacccatgtgacatggcaggactgtcccatagggtttccttggctgtaatctttatggaagcagatcaccaggtcttttcttctgcagagctgctgggtgggtttaaaccaccaacttttcagttagcagccaagtgcttaaccattgcaccaccagggctcctttatttcaGTCTTACCCAAAATTTACTATAAGCCTTCCTTCTTTTAGatcttttttcttgatttttgtctctttttcacATTCTCAGTCTCCTGTCTTGTAGCCATTGTGGCAGATTTCTTTTTAGGCATTTTTAAATCTgcctttaaaaaaagagaaaatgcttgcctcatatttttcttcttaatgCCAATTTGTTTTCTGTACTCTCAGTTCTCATTTTCACCACAATTTAGGTGTTAATTTTAAAACCCACTTCCCTCACCCCAGGTTGAAAATTTCAGAGTCATAATTTTCTTCAGAAAACCTCTATGGTTTTCATTTTATAGTGCTGCTCATCACCCTTGGTTTTGATAAAATTAACTCATTCTCATTCTCTTCCCCTGAATGCTTATTTATGACTTGATCTGTTTTCTTCACCACTGTGGCCATATTGTCTAGAGTAATGCCTGGCACAAAAGAgtcatggagttttttttttttttttaataaatgcataTTGTTTCACTGGACTCTCAGTCTCAGATCTCTAAAGGAATCTGTCTTTATTAACTCCCTCAAATTATAATAATCTCATCCATTCTCAGGACTTAAGCTCCTTGTTTCATCCACTCTAGTCCTTCAGGAATACTACGCTCTGATGATCACCTGTTTTGTTACAGTGTATCAGATATGAAAATCACTAACTTTCCCACCTCTAAAATTCTTTCCCATTATCTGTTTCTATATTGTTTTTCCCCACCATGATGTCAGGtttatttttctgtctctgtcatccTTTCTTTTTGATGTCTTCATAATTTGTATTATCTACATTCTCTCATGTTGTCATTTGTCAGACATCATAGAAAATGACAACTATCTTATTTCATGCCTCAATTACTGTAATTATTGTTTGTCTTTGCCTtaatttttatgtgaaatcttTCAATTTATATCGTTACTTTCCTGACAAGGTACTGAAACTGCATCTTAGTCATTTTTCAAATACTTGCTCCCTCTTATTTGTcattatttattaatttctttcAAAGGTTGCCACACTAAGGTCTCATCTGGTCTTTCCAGTGTTACTTCTCTTTCTTGCTGAAAACTCTTGACTTATGACCTAGTCTCCTAAATGTTTTCCATACATATAGGCTTTGTCATCCCATCTGTTTTTTATTGTGTTGTGTTCTCCTTTCCAGATACTATATATCTTTTAAGtctcaagatttttttcttcatgagtTATTCCATATCACATTCACTTTTCCTTTTTCTGAATTCCAGTACTAATTActatgacacacacacaaaactcttGGATATAATCATATAATTTGATACTTAATTGCACATGATTTTTGCTTAAGGTTTCTTTCCTCCATAGATATGACCCtctgaattttctttaatgtgaagCATGTTAGATATTTAGTAGTTACTTCATTAATTGTCCCTGGAGCTATGTCAGTTGATACCTTCCTCATCCATTCAGAAAGCATGTACTGAGAAGTTCCTTTTAAGTATACCTGCTCTGGCATTGTCCTTATAGATGCTGATTGAAATGGCTGTTCTGCCAAATAACCACCTACCtaagatataccaaaaaaaaaaaaaatgctgttgccgtagaaaaaaaaaaaacgtgttgttgtgtgtgtgtgtcatagtAATTAGTACTGGAATTCAGAAAAAGGAAAAGTGAATGTGATATGGAATAactcatgaagaaaaaaatcttgagaCTTAAAAGATATATAGTATCTGGAAAGGAGAacacaacacaataaaaaaaacagatgggATGACAAAGCCTACATGtatggattccaattcatagtgaccctaagatATACAGTGTTGATATAAACTCAGAAGGCTTCAGTGGAGACAGCCAATAAAATGCTCCTTTCTATGAACATAGATTATCAAAATCTGTGCTTTTATGGAATATTTGATTCAGTAGAAGGTTAACAGAAttgttaaaaatgtatttttcagagcataattatttttaagaaaatagtgTTGGGGAAGTGGTGAAGAGTTTTTGAAATCATGAAACAGTAGCAGTTTCTTGAGGGTCTCTAAACATGAGTAGAAATAAGACTAAAGGCAAGCTAACTGACTAAAAGAACATAACCAGAGGCTTGTGATTAAGAAGGAGTAAGGTATTTATGTACCAATAAATACTAGGTCTCACTGAAGCACATGTTATTTGTTTATGGGTGGGACTTATCAGATAAGTAAGTAGACAAGTCTGAAAACGTGTGTGAATATAAAAAGTGAATCTAGGTGATGTAAAATTTTGTTTACAGAAGATCCCTCATATGTTCGTACTAGAGGTAatagactcaaagaagaaatagatgattTCTGAGCCCATTTTTAACACTGTTCACTAGATGCGGCTGTTAGCAGTATAACAAAAGTAAAGTATAGCTATAAATTCATAAGAAAAATACAAGTTAAGTTTAATGAATTAATCCACCCTGTGGTTCCCCATGTGAAAAGCTGGAGTTAAGGAATGTTACTGCATTGGGAAAGACTTTAACCAGTCTTTCCCTAAACCTGGAAAACCAACTAAGCAAATTGAAAAGAGGAATAGTTAGAATTAATGGTCAGGAGTTTCATTATTGAATAATTCTGAAAGAGTTAATTGATGGTAACAGCTATCTGAATACAGCAGTGAATATTTTAAAGTTCTTGTTGGGAATGTTTTCCCCTTACAAGAGAAAATGATTTCCAGCTATACGGAAGACTTGAGCCTAGACTATAGGATTATTTTCTAAACACTAGAAAATTGAtgctggaaaaaaattaatttgccattgaagagagagggagaaagccaACTGGAAGCATTTTATCACAGTAATCGGGGGATGAGTATATGAAAGGATATGGTCTGATCTTTGCCCTCCAAAAGTAATCCATCTTCTCGTATATTCTCTGAACAAACTTTTCTTGGTCATCCTACTTATAGTTTATAGTGTCCTGGGTAGGCTCAGGTCATTGCCTCTGAATCCACCTATCCAAGCAACAACCCCTCCATTACCATTCTTAGTGTTCTGCTCGCTGCTTCTTGTGTTCATTTCACTTTATGAAGTTCTGGTGCAAAAGGTACTAGTATTCATTgcttattttttcatcctttttcacATTGAAGCAGGGTTCTTGTTTATGTTTTGTGGTTTTTCCCAGCCAGGGGGTAATTTGTCCTGGGTCCTTTTTGGCCCATATGCTAGGCCTGAAACCACTCAGCCCTAGTACAATTCCTTTCCATAGTACATGTGTGAAGATTCACAAATTGTTATTAATTGTATTGTTTTCTAGAAGAAAGCTGGAAAGCTGAAGACTTCTTAATGAAATCAAAGGAACACCAAGATAAATATTCTAGATCAGTTGTATTCATCAACCACAAAAAACTGATTAAGGAGAAAGGTAATATATACAAAAAGACATTTACTCTAGGCAAAAACTCTGTTAATTCAAAAAATCTACCTTCTGAGTATGGTACTCAtggaacaatttttaaaaatgtttcagaATTAATCATCAATAATCTAAGCCCTGCAAAAAAGAGACTTGGTGAATGTAATGGATATGGGAAATCATTCCTCAATACTAAGCAAGAGACAGCTCACCCTGGAGTCAAATCCCATAATCAAAGTGGGAAAGCTGTCAGTCATAATGAAGTGCTTATTCAGTATCAGAAGATGGAAACTCCAGCACAGCCACCTGTATATAATGAACGTGAGAAATTTTTCCTTAAAAAGGGAGGCTTAATTACACATAATGGAGCTTACAGAGGGGCAAACCCATCTGAATACAGTAAAAGGAGACGAGCAACCAATATTGAAAAAAAACACATGTGCACTGAATGTGGGAAATCCTTCTGCAGGAAGTCAGTATTGATTCTGCATCAGGGAATTCACACAGAGGAAAAACCCTACCAATGTCATCATTGTGGAAATGCATTTAGAAGAAAGTCATATCTCATTGATCATCAGAGAACTCACACCGGAGAGAAACCCTTTGTTTGTAATGAATGTGGTAAGTCCTTCCGCCTAAAGACAGCCCTCACTGATCATCAAAGAACACATACAGGGGAGAAATCATACGAATGTTCAGAATGTAGGAATGCCTTCAGGTTGAAGTCACACCTCATTCGTCATCAGAGAACTCACACGGGAGAGAAACCATATGAATGCAATGAATGTGGGAAGTCCTTCCGCCAGAAGACAACTCTCTCTCTACACCAGAGAATTCATACAGGGGAGAAACCCTATATttgtaaagaatgtgggaagtCTTTCCATCAGAAGGCAAACCTTACTGTACACCAAAGAACTCATACAGGGGAGAAGCCTTATAtttgtaatgaatgtgggaagtCCTTCTCCCAGAAGACGACCCTTGCTCTTCATGAGAAAACTCATAATGAGGAGAAACCCTATAtttgtaatgaatgtgggaagtCCTTCCGCCAGAAAACAACCCTAGTAGCACATCAGAGAACACATACAGGGGAAAAATCCTATGAATGTCCTCACTGTGGGAAGGCCTTTAGAATGAAGTCATACCTCATTGATCATCACAGAACTCACACGGGAGAAAAACCATACGAATGTAACGAATGTGGGAAATCCTTCAGTCAGAAGACAAATCTCAATctacatcagagaattcatacagGGGAGAAACCCTATATTTGTAGTGAATGTGGAAAGTCCTTTCGCCAGAAAGCAACCCTCACTGTGCATCAGAAAATACATACAGGGCAGAAATCCTATGAATGTTCtcagtgtgggaaagcctttagcaGGAAGTCATAtctcattcatcatcaaagaaCTCATACAGGGGAGAAACCAtataaatgtaatgaatgtgggaagtGTTTTCGCCAGAAGACAAATCTCATTGTACATCAAAGAACTCACACAGGGGAGAAACCGTATATTTGTAATGAGTGTGGTAAATCCTTCAGTTACAAGAGAAACCTCATGGCTCATCAGAGAACTCACAAGGGAGAAAACATGGAATGCAATAAATAATGTGATTTCTTTGTGCAGCCTTTCCAAATCATTGTAAactttttagttaaaaaaaaaatgcttaaacatGTTAACAATTTTAATCACAAGTGAAATAACTCATCAATTTAATCATGTTTTGCTTACTAGCATACAAAAGGGGTATAATTATTGTTACTGAACTCTATCAGCAGTGAAgctatttgaaaaaaatttttactgaATCAGTTTACtaaaacatacatatatgtgtgtgcatgtgtatgtatatatacatacacacacatacatgcagtgGCAAGATATAGGTATAAGCACCAGTCTCCATAAGGGAAAGAAAATATAAGCTGTATTTCTTATTGAACTCTGGAATAAAAAGTAGTTGTTACTTCCCCAAAGATAACCATTTCCCTGACTTATACCATAAAGTAgtttttgcatattttaatttttatcatacATCATGaattcttctgtgtctttgtttcaCTCAACATCATTTTTAAGATTCATACATTACTGCATATGGCAGTAGCGTATTTTCATTCTGTATACTATTCCATTTTAAGAATACACTATTCTGTTGGGggacatttgtatattttttttaatttttgtgttatAATAAAAACACTGCTACATGTACTCTTGTATGTGTCctctgatgtgtgtgtgtgtttctgttggTTCTATACCTAAAAGTGGATGGTGTACGATTTTTTCGGCTATACTATTTTCAGCCAAGCATCTAATTTTGGCGAGAAACAAATCTTAATGTAACCAATATGGAAAGGTCTGTGGCAGTCATTCAAACTAGAGAATTCCTATGAAAAAGCTTATAATGTTATAGTTGTGAGAAGGCCTTTAGTCATGGATATATGAATATAATAAATGTAGAAAGTCCTTTAGCTGTGGCCCAAACGTTACACAACACCAGAGATTTTGTATCGGAAGGAAGTCCTGTAGTTGTCATGATTATAGTGGTACTTTTTGTCATAGCGTACACCTTGTGCAACATCAAAGAATTCATACTAGAGAAAGGGAGGTTAAAAAGGGAAATAGGTGGGTAAAGCTCAaaggtataataaaaaaaaaaataggagtcaCAAAAGTATAAGAAATATTTTCTATATAAAATACCTTGTATACCTTGATCACCACAGAAAATATGGGTCTCTGAAAAtcctaaaagaaaaattattggGGAGATTGTGATTCTTGAAAACTGGAAATCTGCTAAGGCAGTAACTTCTATAGCATCTTTTCTTTGAGGAACTTGAAAAGTGTTGCTGAATACTTCTTGGGGAAGATTATTCATAACCAACATTCACTACATATATAAAAGCTTTATGTATAATGAAATTCAACAGAaataagctttttcttttttttaattaaatggatATAAGCCAAATCTTAGTAAACAGGAAAAACAGTTCATGGTACAAGTATATGAcattgaaaatattaaacaggCCCTCTGGGGAAAGAGTTTACCAATTGATAGTAAATGCAAACAAGCTTGAAAGCACTGGGGTGGCAGATAATGTCAGCCAAAAGAAATTGGTGGATGCTGAGAAACATACATGACACAAAATTTATACCTGAAAGGGGCATAGGGCAAAATATATGATGCTTTGTCTGGACGGAACTTTAAATTTTATCTTTAATAATCAGTATTTATGCTTAGAGTTTTTTTTAGAATGCAGGCAGTGGACAAATTAAAATAACCAGAACAAATGGTTTAGATTGTAGGATCTATATGAACTCCTGAGAAAACGTAGAGATTCTGTTATTTTGTTTGGAAGATCTATATTTTCAGGAAGGGTGAATAACCAAAGAATTGCACTCGCGATCAAGGATGCAAGCCTACCTCATTTTCTTGCATGTGCAGTCTCAatgggtactgcatggtttaaataaatttgttttaGACCAACTAAAAATGTTGGGAATATGCAAGTCACTTTCTCATGGGCATTCTGTTCGCTCTTGTTTCTGCTTCCCCAGACATTTCACTGGCTGCCACAAAATATATCTGTGGCATCCTTATGTGAGCCTTCCTGCCTCCTGATTTACTGATTGTCATTTTGTTTACAatgtatccattaaaaaaaaaaaacctgttgtcgaatcaattctgactcatagcaaccctataggacacagtagaactgcctcatacggtttccaaggagcagctggtggatatgaactgctgaccttttgatgagcagctgagctcttaaccactgtgccaccagggctccaatgtatcCATAGTCCCATTTTATTTTTGTACATGGGGCTTGCACTCAGGTTTGATAGGTCTTCAGTAAGAGGAACTAGAAAGTGTGGTGTACTCATAGTTTTTTAAGTGGAAAAACTAAACATAGTTACTACCCAAAGATGATTAAGATTTTCCTATTAAGGCTTTTCTAAAGGAGCTCCCAGTATATCAGGTTATATAAACAAATCATTAAAGTATTTGTATAATTGGATATCCCCATATTTATCCTCCCATTAACAGTTATTTCTCAAGATGTCTCCAAGTTGTAATCTCCTATTCTCATAGTTATAACTACcttaatatatataatttagaGGGGGTGAAAGGGGTGCTATTAGAAGAAATACTGCTTCTGTGCATTTTTGCATGTTGCAATGGAAATTCAAAAAAGGAGGCCAGTCTCAGACTCTTTCGGTATTCTaggggaaaataaaaatcctaaccCTGTAGTCTACACTTCATAATATTCATCTTATTTCTCAAGGCCTGTAGTGAGCtgatagggaaaccctggtggcatagtggttaaatgctacggctgctaacaaaaaggtcagcagttcgaatctgccaggcactccttggaaactcaatggggcagttctactctgtcctatagagttgctatgagtcggaatcgactggatggcagtgggtttgggtagtAAGCTGTTCTCATGCAAATCTCTGGAATTTGACAGATGTTTTGTCAGAATTGGCTGACAGGGAAAGAAGCACTGAAAAGGCATTATACAACTGTTTGGCCATAAAGTTACCTTACTTTAAGTAACTGCTAAAGCCGAAACTTGCAGATGAGatgttttccaattttttctgattttcaaatcttctgtttaaaattaaatccacataTGGTTTAATATCACTTCCGTGTTTAAATCTAACATCTTGCTGTTCGTACTTGtcccctctctcctccttctGTCATGCCCTCTATTGGGCCAACTAGCAAGTCTCCAGAGGAGCAGATTCAAGACAAGTAATTCTGCATAGGACTTAAGTGTTTTATCTCCACTGATGGCTTATTAGCtatatttctttgttttatgttttcagtGGTTGCTCTAGGGACTAAAAATATGCCTCCTTTATTTTCATGGTTCACAATTAATATTATACTAATTCACAAATATGtgatgataaaaccaaaaaaccaaacctactgctgtcgagtcgattctgactcatagtgactctatacaaCAGTATAATtccactctgtgtgtgtgtgtgtctgatggTATATATTTTGTTATTTGTCAAACAGTCAATTGTCTTTacagaacatagtgaaaaaagtATATTCCTTTAGATTCTattgctattttttcttcccatAGATACAAATTTCCACCTGGTATCATTTATCTTCAGCCTGAAGAATTCTTTTTAGTAGTTCTTGTTGGTCTGCTGGCGAGTAATTCTCTAAGACTCCGTTTatttgaaaatgtattttttgAATCATATTTTTTGCTCACTATAAAATTTTAGGTTGACAGGATTTTTTTATCTTTCAACACATGAAGgtgtttttctcttgtttttggcCCCATTGTTTCTGATAAAAAGTCACACTTCTTAACATTTTTCTCCTTTACGTCATGTCTTTTTCTCACCTGTCTACTTACAAGATTTTTCTCTATCTTTTGTTTTCAGTAGTTTGACAACTACTGTGCCTTGCATGATTTCTTTACGTTTTTTATGCTTGAGGTTTGCTGATGTGCAGGATCCCTGaatctgtgtgtgcatgtatgtgtgcatcaagtTTGGAAATATGGCCGATACTCTGCACCATTCTCTTTCCTACTaggcttctgtcatggattgaattgtgtccctcaaaaatatctgttaatttggctaggccatgactcccagtattgtgtggttgtcctccattctgtgatgattatcctccattttgtgatgttgtCAACTCCAGCCTCTATTGTCTGTcattatggtcccatttgggagtgtaTTGTCCGTTATGTTAATCATGCAGATTAGGTCACGTTAATGAAGA from Loxodonta africana isolate mLoxAfr1 chromosome 11, mLoxAfr1.hap2, whole genome shotgun sequence includes these protein-coding regions:
- the ZNF567 gene encoding zinc finger protein 567 yields the protein MRYHFAPTRMANIRKKEQGHRSNPLQGSVSFKDVTVNFTREEWQHLDPAQKTLYMDVMLENYCHLVSVGCHMTKPDVILKLERGEEPWTSFAGHTYLEESWKAEDFLMKSKEHQDKYSRSVVFINHKKLIKEKGNIYKKTFTLGKNSVNSKNLPSEYGTHGTIFKNVSELIINNLSPAKKRLGECNGYGKSFLNTKQETAHPGVKSHNQSGKAVSHNEVLIQYQKMETPAQPPVYNEREKFFLKKGGLITHNGAYRGANPSEYSKRRRATNIEKKHMCTECGKSFCRKSVLILHQGIHTEEKPYQCHHCGNAFRRKSYLIDHQRTHTGEKPFVCNECGKSFRLKTALTDHQRTHTGEKSYECSECRNAFRLKSHLIRHQRTHTGEKPYECNECGKSFRQKTTLSLHQRIHTGEKPYICKECGKSFHQKANLTVHQRTHTGEKPYICNECGKSFSQKTTLALHEKTHNEEKPYICNECGKSFRQKTTLVAHQRTHTGEKSYECPHCGKAFRMKSYLIDHHRTHTGEKPYECNECGKSFSQKTNLNLHQRIHTGEKPYICSECGKSFRQKATLTVHQKIHTGQKSYECSQCGKAFSRKSYLIHHQRTHTGEKPYKCNECGKCFRQKTNLIVHQRTHTGEKPYICNECGKSFSYKRNLMAHQRTHKGENMECNK